CGCCGGGCCATCTACAAGCAGTACGCCGATCAGCTCGTGGCATCGGGCAACGCCTACTACGCCTTCGATACGCCCGAGTCGCTCGACGCCCTCCGCAAAGAGGCCGAAGTCAACGGTACCGTCTTTACCTATAACTATTCCGTACGTAACCAGCTCCAAACCTCTCTCGCCCTCTCGCCCGACGAGGTACAGGCCCGCATCGCACGTGGCGACCAATGGGTCATTCGTTTCAGGATGCCCGAGAACGAGGAAGTCACCGCCCACGACCTTATCCGCGGCGTGGTAACCGTTAACACCTCCACCCTCGACGATAAAGTCCTCTTCAAGAGCGCCGACATGCTCCCCACCTACCATCTCGCCAACATCACCGACGACTACCTGATGGAGATCTCGCATGTCATCCGCGGCGAGGAGTGGCTCCCTTCGCTCCCCCTCCATGTCCTTCTCTACAGGGCCTTCGGATGGGAAGATCGGATGCCGCAGTTCGCCCACCTACCCCTTTTGCTTAAGCCCACCGGCAACGGCAAGCTCAGCAAGCGCGATGGCGACAAGATGGGATTCCCCGTCTTCCCACTCTTCTGGACTTCTCCAACCGGCGAAACCGCCCACGGCTACCGCGAAGACGGCTACCTTCCCGAAGCCTTCGTTAACATGCTCGCCCTCCTAGGATGGAACCCCGGTACCGAGCAGGAGCTCCTTAGCATGGACGAGCTAATCCAGCTCTTCTCCTTCGAGAGGGTCAGCAAGTCGGGCGCCCGCTTCGATCCCGAAAAGGCAAAGTGGTTCAACCACCAGCACCTTATGCTCAAGAGCAATGCCGAGCTAGCCGAGCTCTACAACCCCATCCTCAAGCAGAATAATGTTGATGCCACCCCCGATAAGGTGGAGCGCATCGTAGGCATCATGAAGCAGCGCGTCAACTTCGTGCACGAGATATGGGAGAAATCCGCCTACTTCTTTATTTCCCCAACAGCCTACGATCCCGCAGCCGTTGCCAAGTTCTGGAAGCAGGACACCCCCGCTATTATGGACGAAGTAAAGGAGGTTCTCGGCGGCATAGATCAATTCGAAGCCCCCGTCATCGAGCAAACGCTCGAATCCTTCATCAAAGCTAAGGAGTACGGTATGGGAAAGGTAATGAACGCCTTAAGGCTTGTCCTCATGGGAACCTCCAGCGGACCAGGCGTGGCCGATATCTGCGAGGTTATAGGCAAAGACGAGGCCATCCAAAGAATATCCACCGCTGTAGCTTCAATTTAGCTTATAATTATAGTTTGTGCTTTGCTTGTGTAGAAATAAGGGTTACTTTTGCACCCGTTCTCACACCGAGGCAGCACAATGGCGCATTCCTCTAACGGTTAGGAGGCCTGATTCTCATTCAGGAAATAGCAGTTCGATTCTGCTATGCGCTACTTAAAGAGACAAAAAGGGAAGTGTAACTGCTTCCCTTTTTTCATTTCCATCCATCCCAAGAAAAGCATTCAACCTACCATCGCCTTTGCAGCGTAACCTACGCCACAAAAGCAAACAGGCGGAGTGCTACATTTAGCATCCGCCCGTTGGTCTATTTCGGTTACAGCAACAGCTGCCTACTCCTTCGCAACCGTTTTAAAGGTGAAGTGCTTCTGCGAAAAGTAGCTGTATATGGCAACAAGAACAGTGGTAACCGTCTTCGATGCGGTTGGATACCAGTGAAAAATCTCAACAAATAGCTTCAAGAATACGTAGTTAAACACAATACACATGGCAACCGTTACCCCATAGCGGAAAAGCTGCACGTGCCCCTTTAGCACCGACTGCGTAAAGGTGATGTACTTAGCCAGCAAGAAGCCCAACGGAAAGGTTATGCAAAACGACATCATAAAGGCAGCAATGTGCGGACTAATGCTAATAATGCCCAAGTCAAGCACCTGCTTATCCAGCACAAAGTTGTAAAAGATAAAGTATAGGAAGATGTCGAGCAGCGTATTTCCCCCTCCACAAACTAGGTAAACAAAGGTCTCACGAGGAATAAATCGCGAAAACAAAGGGTAAAATAGGTCGATTACGTAAAGAATTCCGCGTCTTACTCTTACTGCTGGCCCCATTCTTATTTATTTACAGAAAAAAACAATAGCGTTAGTAGCCTGCAAAGTAAGTAAATAGTTGTGTAAAAACCGAAAATCGCCTGCTGCTACATCTCACTTTTCTTCCGTCACCGTAATTTTTCCTCTTTTTTTAGCAGAAATGGGGTAGCCACTAAACATTTCCCCCTGCCCGTTGTTCTCCCGCAGCAAACAATACCGAGTATTAACTTTAAAATACAATACAACACATGGGACTACTAAATGCGCTAAGCTGGCGTTACGCCACCAAAAGAATGAATGGACAAAAAGTACCATCCGAAAAGGTTGAGCCTATCCTCGAATCCATACGCCTATCCGCATCCTCGTTCGGGCTACAGCCCTACAGGGTAATTGTTGTCGACGATCCCGCGCTTAAGGCAAAGATCCACGAGAGCGCCTGCCAGCAACCTCAAATTGTAGAAGCATCGCACCTACTGGTCTTTGCTTCGTGGAAAACCATCACCCCCGAGCACATCGACAGCTACATATCGCTGGTAGCAAAGGAGCGCAACATGCCAGTAGAGGAGCTTGCTCAGTTCGACGGGATGCTCAAGGACTTCCTTGCCTCTAGAACGCAGGAACGGCTATCCGCTTGGGCAACTCGCCAGGCATATATTGGCTTAGGCACTGGATTAATCGCCGCCGCCATGGAGCAGATTGATGCAACCCCAATGGAAGGTTTCAATACAACCGAAATGGATAAGGTTTTAGGGCTAGACAAAACAAATCTCCAAAGCGTAGCGATTCTTGCCCTAGGCTATCGCGATACAGCCAACGACTACCTGGTAAACCAGAAGAAGGTCCGAGTTAGCAAAGAAGAGTTTTTTATTTACAATAGGTAACCATTAGTTGAACTTTAGAAAAGGAAACGTCCGCTAGGGAGACCTACCGGACGTTTTTTATTTTATACGAGAAACAAAGCCCTGAGATTGAAATCAACACTCTCCCCTATTCCCTACTCACTACTCCCTACTTCCCATCCAGCCAGTTCTTCAGCTTTGGGAGTATCTGCTCTGCCTCCTTAACGGCCACCTCGTAAGCCCTGGCAAGATTCTCCGGATTATTCTCCAACCGCGAAACGGCAATAGGCTGCTCGGGACGAATAACGAATACCTTTCCTTCGGCTTCCAAACGTTCCAGCTCTTCGAGAGCCTGGTTGTACTTATTCGAACGGTCTATTATAGCCTTAACCACATTAGGATAGTTGCGGTAGGCTAGCTTCAGCAGCAGCTTACCCTTTATAGGCTCCTTTCTGTACCCCGCATGACGGGTAAGGATTACAATTGCCCGTTCTTTTCCATCTGCAAAAGCCTTCTTAAAGGGAATAGAATCGGCAATGCCACCATCTAGGTAGCGCTGGTTGCCAATTTGCTGCATCTTCGAGATAAAAGGAAGCGACGAGGTTGCCGCTAACAGGTCTCGAAAGCTCTCGGGCGATGCCTCATTAAAGTCTTTGTACTCGGCAGCACCAGTATGGCAATTGGTTACCACCACCTTCATGCGCGTAGTCGACTTTGCAAAGGATTCGTAGTCAAAAAGCACCTTCGTAGTAGGGAGGTAATGGTAAACGAAATCCCAATCGAAGTAGTTGCCCTTACGGATAAGGTTGTTTAGGCTGCAGTAGCGCTTATCGGATATGTAGGGATTAACGTCGAGGTTTCTACCATACTGCCGCGACACGTACGATACGCCATAGGCTGCACCAGCCGATACCGCAACGGCATAGTCGAAGAACAGCTGCTCCCGGTGGAATACGTCAAGCACTGCTGCTGTATAAATCCCTCTAAATCCGCCCCCCTCTAAAACAAGCCCAACATCCGCATACCTTTCCATTGTATTACCATTTATGATTTGCCGACCAAAGATAGCGCATCCGCTCAATTACGACTTAAAGAGTTTAATCTATTATCACCAAAGAAGTACACCTTTAATGAGGATTAGCTTACACCCGAATACGAACGAAAAAAACTAAACACCAAGGTTTACAATGATTCCCTATCTTTATCCCAAAGATAGAACAATATGGAAAAGCTTAAGCTATACTTCTTTTCTGGAACGGGCAACGCGCGTAGGGTTGCACAATGGATAGAGGAG
This window of the uncultured Acetobacteroides sp. genome carries:
- the gltX gene encoding glutamate--tRNA ligase, whose amino-acid sequence is MSNRRVRVRFAPSPTGPLHIGGVRTALFNYFFARQHGGDFLLRIEDTDSQRFVPGAEEYINEALRWCGITVDEGVLEGGKHAPYRQSERRAIYKQYADQLVASGNAYYAFDTPESLDALRKEAEVNGTVFTYNYSVRNQLQTSLALSPDEVQARIARGDQWVIRFRMPENEEVTAHDLIRGVVTVNTSTLDDKVLFKSADMLPTYHLANITDDYLMEISHVIRGEEWLPSLPLHVLLYRAFGWEDRMPQFAHLPLLLKPTGNGKLSKRDGDKMGFPVFPLFWTSPTGETAHGYREDGYLPEAFVNMLALLGWNPGTEQELLSMDELIQLFSFERVSKSGARFDPEKAKWFNHQHLMLKSNAELAELYNPILKQNNVDATPDKVERIVGIMKQRVNFVHEIWEKSAYFFISPTAYDPAAVAKFWKQDTPAIMDEVKEVLGGIDQFEAPVIEQTLESFIKAKEYGMGKVMNALRLVLMGTSSGPGVADICEVIGKDEAIQRISTAVASI
- a CDS encoding GtrA family protein, encoding MGPAVRVRRGILYVIDLFYPLFSRFIPRETFVYLVCGGGNTLLDIFLYFIFYNFVLDKQVLDLGIISISPHIAAFMMSFCITFPLGFLLAKYITFTQSVLKGHVQLFRYGVTVAMCIVFNYVFLKLFVEIFHWYPTASKTVTTVLVAIYSYFSQKHFTFKTVAKE
- a CDS encoding NAD(P)H-dependent oxidoreductase; this translates as MGLLNALSWRYATKRMNGQKVPSEKVEPILESIRLSASSFGLQPYRVIVVDDPALKAKIHESACQQPQIVEASHLLVFASWKTITPEHIDSYISLVAKERNMPVEELAQFDGMLKDFLASRTQERLSAWATRQAYIGLGTGLIAAAMEQIDATPMEGFNTTEMDKVLGLDKTNLQSVAILALGYRDTANDYLVNQKKVRVSKEEFFIYNR
- a CDS encoding patatin family protein — translated: MERYADVGLVLEGGGFRGIYTAAVLDVFHREQLFFDYAVAVSAGAAYGVSYVSRQYGRNLDVNPYISDKRYCSLNNLIRKGNYFDWDFVYHYLPTTKVLFDYESFAKSTTRMKVVVTNCHTGAAEYKDFNEASPESFRDLLAATSSLPFISKMQQIGNQRYLDGGIADSIPFKKAFADGKERAIVILTRHAGYRKEPIKGKLLLKLAYRNYPNVVKAIIDRSNKYNQALEELERLEAEGKVFVIRPEQPIAVSRLENNPENLARAYEVAVKEAEQILPKLKNWLDGK